Genomic DNA from Lutibacter sp. A80:
CGTAGCGTTTTTAGCTATAACAGCATCAATAATTGCTTGTAGATTTTCTCTAGTTTCTTGTAGCGGTACACCTCTCAGTCCATCATTAGCACCTAGTTCTAATACAAAAACATCTATTTTCTGATTTAAAACCCAATTTATTCTTCCTTTTCCTCCAGCAGTAGTTTCACCACTTACACCAGAATTAATAACAGCATAATTTAATGAAAGTGAATCTATATAAGTTTGAATTAATGCGGGATAAGCTTCATTAATATCGTCTAGACCATAGCCTGCAGTTAAACTATCACCAAAAAATAAGATGGTTTTTGCGTTAGTCTTTTCTGCAGTGGTTTCCACTGTTTCATCAGCTGTTGTTTCCGCTGATTTTTCCTTTTTAGAAGCGTCAGATCCACAGGAAAGCAATAGAGTGAAAAATAAAAAATAACAAAATTTTAAGAAAATCTTATTTCCACGAGTATTAAAATTTAAAATCAATTGATTATTTTTCCGTTTTACCATTTTTAGCACTATAAACATAATGACAAAGATATTAAAGATTAACGAACTAGAGAAAACATATAAAAGCGGTTCGAAAAAATTAACAGTATTAAATGAAATTTCTTTTGAAGTAGAAACAGGAAGTATCTTTGCAATTGTAGGGCCTTCAGGTAGTGGAAAGACTACTTTATTAGGGCTGTGTGCTGGTTTAGATCATCCAAGTTCGGGTAGTGTAGAATTGTGTGGGAGTAATTTACAAGAGTTAGATGAAGATGGACGTGCAAAATTACGCAATAAGGAAGTCGGATTTATATTTCAAAATTTTCAGCTTCTACCAACGCTTACTGCCTTAGAAAATGTAATTGTTCCACTAGAATTACAAGGCGAAAAAAATGCAACTCAGGTTGGTAAAGAGTTGCTACAAAAAGTAGGATTGGCAGATCGTTTTCACCATTACCCATCGCAATTATCAGGAGGTGAGCAACAACGTGTAGCATTAGCAAGAGCTTTTTCTAACAAACCTTCTATTTTATTTGCTGATGAACCTACAGGGAATTTAGATGAAGAAACAGGCGAAAAAGTTATTCAATTATTGTTTCAATTAAATAAAGAAGCAGGCACAACCTTGGTTATTATAACTCACGATTTAGACTTAGCAAATAGAACGCAACAAATAGTGCGATTAAAAGGAGGGAAAATAATGTCGAACCAAAAAACAAAGACTGTTTAATGGCAAATTCTTCTTCAAAAGCAGCTGTACAATGGCTATTTAAA
This window encodes:
- a CDS encoding arylesterase, translating into MVKRKNNQLILNFNTRGNKIFLKFCYFLFFTLLLSCGSDASKKEKSAETTADETVETTAEKTNAKTILFFGDSLTAGYGLDDINEAYPALIQTYIDSLSLNYAVINSGVSGETTAGGKGRINWVLNQKIDVFVLELGANDGLRGVPLQETRENLQAIIDAVIAKNATTKIILAGMQLPPNMGEAYTNEFKTIFPELAKKNKLDLIPFLLKDVGGVPELNQADGIHPTVEGHKILAKNVWSVLEDVIRA
- a CDS encoding ABC transporter ATP-binding protein, producing the protein MTKILKINELEKTYKSGSKKLTVLNEISFEVETGSIFAIVGPSGSGKTTLLGLCAGLDHPSSGSVELCGSNLQELDEDGRAKLRNKEVGFIFQNFQLLPTLTALENVIVPLELQGEKNATQVGKELLQKVGLADRFHHYPSQLSGGEQQRVALARAFSNKPSILFADEPTGNLDEETGEKVIQLLFQLNKEAGTTLVIITHDLDLANRTQQIVRLKGGKIMSNQKTKTV